In a genomic window of Corynebacterium choanae:
- a CDS encoding Rib/alpha-like domain-containing protein, whose protein sequence is MSLSLATGSSVIAAVAPAAQAADATSAVACAAVDNTVYRESTSTTRLQSYFDGFSDDMRELRFAGIFQTGVTPYDLYKGRYNIIVDPRIAPYVETVIVDGYGGKKQATEVQDLKTPAQAATERTGIWRVPLMALDKDQFNNGGFLSQTWIGDNPNYFTPRIKFDRPWSEVLQAAGIDPATAAPIGVDFVAQFGPRDGQEQGDVISNFGNESIIPFENVNYIKKYENFINGAGLEFNEEKGYDASTKTLTITGFFTNTITYALAIGPKPYQLVITMDPAVAKRLTSAKLQAWGKVGGMFDVPIDDTTLNPETGELIVNVFGAVEGREGLVGSVGEGIVHSGATRIFSRDWAAAWPATGTTSMQLTFDEDLYTLIPQNSEGLNAGEVNLPFSWEMRSYAKGTQGNPVVNNSFANVNVPLRDSDGDKLPDRYELNVNVDSDPCIPDTDGDGKLDGEEVLNALTDPLIAAPQLNQVTTEVKTITNESAELLVFDDKTKENLPGRRIELQKKAGDEWQKVADATVSENGSFSVDSSALSIGDVVRIAVYTPEQKSGSEVTQVSFENPEVSNEVTVTGETASVVEPKYETASGEQGKTVDIAAPTFVQQDDNNTAADMPAGTTFDLGDASVVDAAKRLPDSAKVTVNEDGSITVEVGSDAAVGSYEIPVVVTYPDGSTDTVTVPFEVTESTPGKTADSVDPNYAQNTEVKQGDKGTIAAPTNTPDGTKFAPGDSVPDWATVNPDGSITVNPGTAVDPGDYTVPVKVTYPDGSSETVEVPVKVVVKDQTQAESVDPNYAKDTTVKQGDKGTIAAPTNTPDGTKFAPGDSVPDWATVNPDGSITVNPGTAVDPGDYTVPVKVTYPDGSSEIVEVPVRVVVKDQTQAESVDPNYAKDTTVKQGDKGTIAAPTNTPDGTKFAPGDSVPDWATVNPDGSITVNPGTDVDPGDYTVPVKVTYPDGSVDNVEVPVKVVAKDAQLTDADKYSPQGQDLTVEQDSTPRADDAIANNSDLPEGTKYEFKEAVDTSSTGEKSAIVVVTYPDGTKDDVTVKITVTPKDSVTDPNGDLDKDGIPNSQDPDIDGDGVNNSDEKEAGLNPFNPDTDGDGTRDGDEDADGDGKKNSDESFVPKDPETGKDLPVTDTDGDGMADPGVTDRDDNGKPDITDPEDTVDTTGDGDIDGDGIPNSQDPDIDGDGVNNSDEQAAGLDPYDPDTDDNGTNDGDENADGDVDSDGDDKSNAEESFVPQDENGKDLPVTDTDGDGMADPGVTDRDDNGKPDITDLNDTVDTTGDGDIDGDGIPNSQDPDIDGDGVNNSDEQAAGLDPYDPTTNDRETGQPSDDGKKDSDGDLVDNATESEVKQDDTGKDIPVTDTDGDGMGDPGITDTDGNDVSDVVEKPVGFVTESAHYGLIAVARPQSGDNESVPNRLVIKRETVTRALPAGVESVKIDPSWTAPQGVTATVDADGNVVLTVTSGAGLYDETAPLAVPVIVTFTSGQVSKTVAEFIVYDAAAVAPEGDLDGDGIPNAQDPDIDGDGVNNSDEIAAGLDPFDKDTGNTGKTDGEKDADEDGKSNAEESFVATKRDEDGNLTEVPATDIDGDGIADPGITDRDNNGVADLTDSDDSVATDATGDRDGDGIANANDPDADGDGVNNDDEIATGLDPLNPVTDKDKGDDGSWDMDKDGASNAEESEVPPGSVVDTNGNGLGNTDITDENANGVADLNDQTQTKPKGNDETNSSTGGGISSDLTGKLGSSAGSSAGSILPIVLGLGALAGIVGLIANNPDLAAMSSGQFLPGVPAPVVDTPAPAVDQPAPVDTPQDGKGVVKQPSREGASNAVLAVTGADVTGVGLAGLLAMVLGGLLVFARRRRNS, encoded by the coding sequence TTGAGTCTCTCCCTTGCAACAGGAAGCAGTGTTATCGCTGCCGTTGCACCAGCTGCCCAGGCAGCAGACGCGACCAGTGCAGTTGCATGTGCCGCAGTCGACAACACGGTGTACCGTGAATCAACTTCGACAACGCGACTGCAGTCGTATTTCGACGGTTTTAGCGACGATATGCGCGAACTACGCTTCGCCGGGATCTTCCAGACCGGTGTGACGCCCTACGACTTGTATAAAGGACGCTACAACATCATCGTCGATCCGCGCATTGCCCCATATGTTGAGACAGTCATCGTCGACGGATATGGCGGCAAAAAGCAGGCAACTGAGGTACAAGATCTTAAGACCCCTGCACAGGCGGCAACCGAACGCACCGGCATCTGGCGTGTGCCACTGATGGCATTAGATAAAGACCAGTTCAATAACGGCGGTTTTCTCTCCCAGACTTGGATCGGCGATAACCCCAACTACTTCACCCCGCGGATCAAGTTCGATCGCCCCTGGAGTGAAGTGCTGCAAGCTGCGGGTATTGATCCTGCAACTGCCGCACCAATCGGCGTGGATTTTGTCGCACAGTTCGGGCCCAGGGATGGGCAGGAACAGGGTGACGTCATCAGCAACTTCGGCAACGAGAGCATCATTCCGTTTGAAAACGTCAACTACATCAAAAAGTACGAGAACTTCATTAACGGCGCCGGCTTAGAGTTCAACGAGGAAAAAGGGTACGACGCAAGCACGAAAACCCTGACGATCACCGGGTTCTTTACCAACACCATCACCTACGCCCTGGCAATCGGTCCGAAGCCATATCAGCTCGTGATCACCATGGATCCAGCTGTCGCGAAGCGATTGACCTCGGCGAAGCTCCAAGCATGGGGCAAAGTGGGTGGCATGTTCGATGTGCCGATTGATGACACCACCCTCAACCCTGAAACCGGTGAGCTTATCGTCAACGTCTTTGGTGCCGTCGAGGGCCGTGAAGGGCTTGTCGGTTCCGTCGGTGAGGGAATTGTGCACTCTGGTGCCACCCGTATCTTTAGCCGTGACTGGGCTGCTGCCTGGCCAGCAACTGGTACTACCTCGATGCAGCTGACCTTCGATGAGGATCTCTACACCCTCATTCCACAGAACTCGGAAGGTCTCAACGCCGGCGAAGTTAACCTGCCATTCAGCTGGGAGATGCGCTCCTACGCCAAGGGCACCCAGGGCAATCCGGTAGTGAACAATTCGTTTGCGAACGTCAATGTTCCCCTGCGGGACAGTGACGGCGACAAACTGCCTGATCGCTACGAATTGAACGTCAACGTCGACTCGGATCCATGCATTCCGGACACCGACGGTGATGGCAAGCTCGATGGGGAAGAAGTACTCAACGCCCTCACCGATCCGTTGATTGCAGCACCTCAGCTCAACCAGGTCACCACTGAGGTCAAGACCATCACCAACGAGTCCGCTGAACTGCTCGTCTTTGACGACAAGACCAAGGAAAACTTGCCTGGTCGACGCATCGAGTTGCAGAAAAAAGCGGGCGATGAGTGGCAAAAAGTCGCCGACGCAACTGTGTCAGAGAATGGCTCGTTCTCGGTTGATAGCAGTGCATTGAGCATCGGTGATGTAGTTCGTATCGCTGTGTACACCCCGGAGCAGAAGTCCGGTTCTGAAGTCACCCAGGTGAGCTTTGAGAACCCGGAAGTATCCAATGAAGTCACCGTGACCGGTGAGACCGCAAGTGTTGTGGAACCGAAGTATGAGACCGCAAGCGGCGAGCAGGGTAAGACGGTAGATATTGCTGCACCAACGTTTGTGCAGCAAGATGACAACAACACTGCAGCTGACATGCCTGCCGGCACAACGTTCGATCTTGGTGATGCTTCGGTTGTTGATGCTGCAAAGCGGTTGCCTGATAGTGCGAAGGTGACGGTGAACGAGGATGGCTCGATCACTGTTGAGGTTGGTTCGGATGCTGCGGTTGGTTCGTATGAGATTCCGGTGGTTGTGACGTATCCGGATGGTTCGACCGATACGGTGACGGTGCCGTTTGAGGTTACTGAGTCGACCCCGGGTAAGACTGCTGACAGCGTCGATCCGAACTACGCCCAGAATACGGAAGTAAAGCAGGGTGATAAGGGGACTATTGCGGCTCCGACGAATACCCCTGATGGAACGAAGTTTGCTCCAGGTGACAGTGTTCCTGATTGGGCGACGGTAAATCCTGATGGTTCCATCACGGTGAATCCGGGTACTGCTGTGGATCCTGGTGATTACACGGTGCCGGTGAAGGTGACGTATCCTGACGGTTCGTCTGAGACCGTCGAGGTTCCTGTGAAGGTTGTGGTGAAGGATCAGACTCAGGCTGAGTCTGTTGATCCGAACTATGCCAAGGACACAACGGTTAAGCAGGGTGATAAGGGGACTATTGCGGCTCCGACGAATACCCCTGATGGAACGAAGTTTGCTCCAGGTGACAGTGTTCCTGATTGGGCGACGGTAAATCCTGATGGTTCGATCACGGTGAATCCGGGTACTGCTGTGGATCCTGGTGATTACACGGTGCCGGTGAAGGTGACGTATCCTGACGGTTCGTCTGAGATCGTCGAGGTTCCTGTGAGGGTTGTGGTGAAGGATCAGACTCAGGCTGAGTCTGTTGATCCGAACTATGCCAAGGACACAACGGTTAAGCAGGGTGATAAGGGGACTATTGCGGCTCCGACGAATACCCCTGATGGAACGAAGTTTGCTCCAGGTGACAGTGTTCCTGATTGGGCGACGGTAAATCCTGATGGTTCGATCACGGTGAATCCGGGTACTGATGTGGATCCTGGTGATTACACGGTGCCGGTGAAGGTGACGTATCCCGACGGCTCAGTCGACAACGTCGAGGTTCCTGTGAAGGTTGTGGCAAAGGATGCTCAGCTGACGGATGCCGACAAGTACTCGCCGCAGGGTCAAGATCTTACTGTTGAGCAGGATTCCACCCCGCGTGCTGATGATGCAATCGCCAACAATTCTGATCTGCCAGAGGGAACGAAGTATGAGTTCAAAGAGGCAGTGGATACTTCTTCAACAGGTGAGAAGTCTGCGATTGTCGTAGTGACCTATCCCGATGGAACCAAGGACGATGTAACAGTGAAGATCACTGTTACACCAAAAGATTCGGTTACCGATCCAAATGGTGACCTCGACAAGGATGGAATCCCGAACTCTCAGGATCCGGATATTGATGGTGACGGGGTAAACAACTCCGATGAGAAAGAAGCGGGTCTTAACCCGTTTAACCCTGATACCGATGGTGACGGCACCCGTGATGGTGATGAAGACGCCGACGGTGACGGTAAGAAGAACTCTGATGAGTCGTTCGTGCCGAAGGATCCGGAAACTGGTAAGGATCTGCCGGTAACGGACACTGATGGTGACGGGATGGCTGATCCAGGTGTCACTGATCGTGATGACAACGGCAAGCCGGATATCACTGATCCGGAAGACACGGTTGATACCACCGGTGACGGTGATATTGATGGTGACGGGATTCCGAACTCGCAGGATCCCGACATTGATGGTGACGGGGTGAATAACTCCGACGAGCAGGCTGCGGGCCTTGATCCGTATGATCCTGACACTGACGACAACGGCACCAACGATGGTGATGAAAACGCCGACGGTGACGTTGATTCCGATGGTGACGACAAGTCCAATGCCGAAGAGTCGTTCGTACCGCAGGATGAGAATGGTAAGGATCTGCCGGTAACGGACACTGACGGTGACGGGATGGCTGATCCAGGTGTCACTGATCGTGATGACAACGGCAAGCCTGATATCACTGATCTGAACGACACGGTTGATACCACCGGTGACGGTGATATTGATGGTGACGGGATTCCGAACTCGCAGGATCCGGATATTGATGGTGACGGGGTGAATAACTCCGATGAGCAGGCTGCGGGTCTTGATCCTTATGATCCGACCACGAATGATCGGGAAACTGGTCAGCCTTCTGATGATGGCAAGAAAGACAGCGACGGTGACCTGGTGGACAACGCCACCGAGTCCGAGGTCAAGCAGGACGATACTGGCAAGGACATTCCTGTTACCGATACCGATGGTGATGGTATGGGTGATCCAGGGATCACCGATACGGATGGCAATGATGTCTCTGATGTGGTGGAAAAGCCGGTCGGTTTTGTCACTGAGTCTGCGCACTATGGTTTGATTGCGGTGGCTCGGCCACAGTCGGGTGACAACGAGTCGGTGCCGAACCGTTTGGTGATCAAGCGGGAGACGGTGACCCGTGCGTTGCCTGCTGGTGTTGAGTCGGTGAAGATCGATCCGTCGTGGACCGCGCCACAAGGGGTTACTGCCACGGTGGACGCTGATGGCAACGTGGTGTTGACTGTGACCAGTGGTGCTGGTCTTTATGATGAGACCGCGCCGCTTGCCGTGCCGGTGATTGTCACCTTTACTTCTGGTCAGGTGTCCAAGACTGTGGCTGAGTTCATTGTCTATGATGCGGCAGCTGTTGCACCGGAGGGTGATCTTGACGGTGACGGTATCCCGAATGCGCAGGATCCGGATATTGATGGCGATGGGGTGAATAACTCCGATGAGATCGCAGCTGGTTTAGATCCGTTCGATAAGGACACCGGTAACACCGGCAAGACTGATGGCGAAAAGGATGCCGACGAAGACGGCAAATCCAATGCTGAGGAATCCTTCGTTGCCACCAAGCGGGATGAGGATGGCAACCTCACGGAAGTTCCGGCCACGGACATCGACGGTGATGGCATCGCCGATCCTGGTATCACCGATCGTGACAACAATGGTGTTGCTGATCTCACCGATTCCGATGATTCCGTAGCAACCGATGCAACCGGTGACCGTGATGGCGATGGGATCGCTAACGCGAACGATCCCGACGCAGACGGTGACGGTGTCAACAACGACGATGAGATTGCCACCGGTCTTGATCCGCTGAACCCTGTCACTGATAAAGACAAGGGCGACGACGGTTCGTGGGACATGGACAAAGACGGTGCATCGAATGCTGAAGAGTCAGAGGTCCCACCTGGTTCGGTTGTTGACACCAACGGCAACGGCTTGGGGAACACCGATATCACCGATGAGAACGCCAATGGTGTCGCTGATCTGAACGATCAGACGCAAACCAAACCAAAGGGCAACGACGAGACGAACTCATCTACCGGTGGTGGCATCTCCTCTGATCTCACCGGCAAACTGGGATCCTCGGCAGGATCGTCTGCTGGCAGCATTCTGCCGATCGTGCTCGGGCTTGGTGCATTGGCTGGGATTGTCGGCTTGATCGCCAATAATCCTGATCTCGCTGCGATGAGCAGTGGCCAGTTCCTTCCCGGTGTACCAGCACCAGTGGTGGACACCCCGGCACCTGCTGTGGATCAGCCAGCACCGGTAGACACCCCACAAGACGGTAAGGGCGTGGTGAAGCAACCAAGCCGTGAAGGTGCATCGAACGCAGTACTGGCTGTCACTGGTGCTGACGTCACCGGTGTTGGTCTGGCAGGTCTGCTGGCGATGGTGCTTGGTGGATTGCTCGTCTTCGCCCGGCGGCGGCGCAACAGCTAA
- a CDS encoding YPDG domain-containing protein translates to MKPNRTRMVGKRAIVSLVASLSIAAGSVMVAPSLQVPAYAMTPAEADSTWELPPNATVVDSAIIGSGITYDDKTAADAFRMQLNYRAAASPEAQGINWVYLRFDPRLAPYIESINGKTEASGQAGSGVDVLYERFGEKVTPDTPATINWTTGAPEGDAKDPYANDGNVWRFVNDSHHTRAQLGNTNPTKRTLVSGNWGIYSNLPLQSTNYTTNIDVKLSKPIDEIVKEVGDDIFWAQSRWQGNQPAKNQVSVDKDSFNRGTTINFGTEQGPMAGDSNWLVAQAYNKLSFNYMGQMVDPDKKQRQTSDADTTVMRVDMVQPHGVASMRTAVGINKPLDFHVRLSPNLVDALKGPVRVSQFYRSSAVPDGEAGEVPLIIDPELFEQNGGEVIITTRPEMQGKPGVFFYESDDPSLNKRAFNPEASSPADSSTVIDAPLDLSKLTSLQCGDASAVVNGEINTWITDREKGVERTIRYGFADSYFSVKSTPAPTITTADEDGTTGKIQDTAKSISGTATPGTKVTIVANNTKNPDESKTLGTVIAEDSGTFTVDFGKTLKELGITEADYELVAVAAAESTLPSCTTPVKISSIDLNTKFEVSYPDSVTVNSGETQTSAPQLTKEDGSPVSDSDKPVESYTLGELPKRVTSDPEAAKKDPTKALVTIDPATGVVTITPGKEFPAGKVTVPVTVVYTDKTEDTTNATFQVINPDGDLDGDGIPNSKDPDADGDGVSNSDEVAAGLDPYNRDSDGDGVTDGDEDSDGDGKTNAEESEVPAGESEDKDNDGLADPDVTDKDNDGKADLVDKDGADNTDISYPAGSVKPGESTDLKPDISNKDGSEGLPEGTKVTVDDSGLPEGVKVSVDPESGVVTVEVGDGVPAGTEIEVPVTVTYPDGSKDTTNAKVTVEDKASAEQGDSTNPVISDTQDKTLYEGARLGEDVTIAKVSDNKPGVTATVDGLPNGVTATVKEDGSVVISGTPADGSAGDYTVTITATDAAGNKTTETVKITVKDKIDPNGDLDDDGIKNSEDPDADGDGVNNDDELATGLDPANPDTDGDGTRDGDEDTDDDGKKNSDESVVPKGEDGKDQPVTDTDGDGLGNTGITDTNNNKKPDLNDSQAQDTNVTYPAGSVKPGESTDLKPDISNKDGSEGLPEGTKVTIDDSGLPEGVKVSVDPETGVVTVEVGDGVPAGTKIEVPVTVTYPDGSKDTTTASVKVDKKDGSPSTVDPDGDLDGDGIPNSKDPDADGDGVSNSDEVAAGLDPYNRDSDGDGVTDGDEDSDGDGKTNAEESEVPAGESEDKDNDGLADPDVTDKDNDGKADLVDKDGADNTDISYPAGSVKPGESTDLKPDISNKDGSEGLPEGTKVTIDDSGLPEGVKVSVDPETGVVTVEVGDGVPAGTKIEVPVTVTYPDGSKDTTNTKVTVIDPDGDLDGDGIPNSKDPDIDGDGVNNSDEVAAGLDPYNRDSDGDGVTDGDEDTDGDGIDNATESEVKQDDTGKDIPVTDTDGDGMGDPGITDKDGNGVSDVVQAQVHYGLIAVARPATGANTSAKNVLVVEKKSVTRALPETVSNVVIDPSWTAPQGVTATVDADGDVVLTVTNDADLYDETAPLQVPVIVTFTYGRVSNVTADFIIYDAAAVAPEGDLDGDGIPNAQDPDIDGDGVNNSDEIAAGLDPFDKDTGNTGKTDGDKDNDEDGLNNDSESYVPAGSVEDTDGDGIADPGITDQNGNGIADLVDKDSVKAIADGEPEEDGGLSSKIKGSLGSAGGSSAGSILPVVLGLGALAGIIGLIANNPDLVAMVNGQFLPGAPAPAVEPAPAPAPADQVPGPSKGLVKQPARDGASNAVLAVTGANVTGVGVVGLLAMVLGGLLVFARKRRNS, encoded by the coding sequence TTGAAACCAAACCGAACCCGCATGGTCGGTAAACGAGCCATCGTCAGCCTTGTCGCATCCTTGTCGATTGCAGCAGGCTCAGTGATGGTTGCCCCTTCCCTCCAAGTGCCGGCATACGCAATGACACCGGCTGAAGCGGACAGCACCTGGGAGCTACCACCTAATGCCACTGTTGTTGACAGTGCCATCATTGGCTCCGGTATCACCTATGACGATAAAACTGCTGCTGACGCGTTCCGGATGCAGCTCAACTATCGTGCGGCGGCATCCCCTGAAGCTCAGGGCATCAACTGGGTTTATCTGCGATTCGACCCTCGGTTGGCACCGTACATTGAGTCCATTAATGGCAAGACTGAAGCAAGTGGACAAGCCGGCAGCGGCGTCGACGTTCTTTATGAGCGTTTTGGTGAGAAAGTCACTCCCGATACGCCAGCCACCATTAACTGGACTACTGGTGCCCCTGAAGGCGACGCGAAAGATCCGTACGCCAATGATGGCAACGTCTGGCGCTTTGTTAATGACTCGCACCACACCCGGGCGCAATTGGGTAATACGAACCCCACGAAGCGTACCTTGGTGAGTGGTAACTGGGGTATTTACTCGAATCTGCCGCTACAGAGCACGAACTACACGACCAATATTGACGTCAAGCTCTCGAAGCCGATCGATGAGATCGTCAAAGAAGTTGGCGACGATATCTTCTGGGCTCAGTCTCGCTGGCAGGGTAATCAGCCTGCCAAAAACCAGGTTTCGGTAGATAAGGATTCTTTCAACCGCGGTACGACCATCAACTTTGGCACTGAGCAAGGCCCGATGGCAGGGGACTCGAACTGGCTTGTTGCCCAGGCGTACAACAAGTTGAGCTTCAACTACATGGGCCAGATGGTTGATCCGGATAAGAAGCAGCGTCAGACAAGTGACGCTGACACCACGGTGATGCGCGTCGACATGGTTCAGCCGCACGGTGTCGCATCGATGAGGACTGCTGTGGGAATCAACAAGCCACTCGACTTCCACGTGCGACTTTCACCTAACCTTGTCGATGCACTGAAAGGCCCGGTTCGGGTGTCTCAGTTCTACCGATCAAGCGCTGTGCCTGACGGTGAGGCTGGCGAAGTTCCGTTGATCATTGATCCGGAACTGTTCGAGCAAAATGGCGGTGAGGTTATCATCACGACTCGCCCCGAAATGCAAGGCAAGCCGGGCGTCTTCTTCTACGAATCTGACGACCCCTCACTGAATAAACGTGCGTTTAATCCTGAAGCTTCCAGCCCGGCGGACTCCTCCACGGTTATTGATGCACCCCTCGACCTCTCCAAGCTAACCAGCCTGCAGTGTGGTGATGCCAGTGCTGTGGTCAACGGTGAGATCAACACTTGGATTACCGATCGCGAAAAGGGCGTTGAGCGGACTATCCGCTACGGCTTCGCCGATTCCTACTTCTCCGTGAAGTCAACTCCCGCCCCCACCATCACCACCGCGGATGAGGATGGAACGACGGGGAAGATTCAGGACACTGCCAAGTCCATCTCCGGTACGGCTACTCCTGGCACGAAGGTCACCATCGTAGCCAACAACACCAAGAATCCGGATGAGTCCAAGACGCTTGGCACCGTGATTGCTGAAGACAGCGGAACTTTTACTGTTGATTTTGGAAAGACGCTGAAGGAACTCGGCATCACAGAGGCGGACTACGAACTTGTTGCCGTCGCTGCTGCTGAAAGCACGCTTCCGTCGTGCACGACTCCGGTGAAGATCAGCAGCATTGACCTGAACACCAAGTTCGAGGTGTCCTACCCAGACTCCGTTACGGTGAATTCGGGCGAAACCCAGACCAGCGCTCCTCAGCTGACAAAGGAAGATGGCTCACCGGTTTCTGACAGCGACAAGCCGGTGGAATCATACACGCTTGGCGAACTCCCCAAGCGTGTCACGAGCGATCCTGAGGCTGCGAAGAAAGACCCGACTAAGGCGCTTGTCACCATTGATCCGGCGACTGGTGTAGTGACCATTACTCCGGGTAAGGAATTCCCGGCTGGCAAGGTGACTGTGCCTGTCACCGTTGTCTACACCGATAAGACGGAAGACACGACCAACGCCACATTCCAGGTCATTAATCCGGATGGTGATCTTGATGGTGACGGTATTCCGAACTCTAAGGATCCGGATGCTGATGGTGACGGGGTGAGTAACTCCGATGAGGTTGCTGCTGGTTTAGATCCGTACAACCGCGACAGTGACGGTGACGGTGTCACCGATGGTGACGAGGATTCTGATGGCGATGGTAAGACCAACGCTGAGGAGTCTGAGGTTCCTGCTGGTGAGTCTGAGGATAAGGACAATGATGGTCTGGCTGATCCGGATGTGACGGATAAGGACAACGACGGCAAGGCTGATCTTGTTGATAAGGATGGTGCTGATAACACCGATATTTCTTATCCGGCGGGTTCTGTGAAGCCGGGCGAGTCTACTGATCTGAAGCCGGATATTTCTAATAAGGATGGCAGCGAGGGTCTGCCTGAGGGTACGAAGGTCACGGTTGATGACTCTGGTTTGCCTGAGGGTGTGAAGGTTTCGGTCGATCCGGAGTCCGGTGTGGTTACTGTTGAGGTCGGTGATGGTGTTCCGGCTGGAACTGAGATCGAGGTTCCGGTGACGGTGACGTATCCGGATGGTTCCAAGGACACCACCAACGCAAAGGTGACGGTGGAGGATAAGGCTTCGGCTGAACAGGGCGATAGCACTAACCCGGTGATTTCTGATACCCAAGACAAGACTCTGTACGAGGGTGCTCGTCTTGGTGAGGATGTCACAATTGCTAAGGTCAGCGATAATAAGCCGGGTGTAACTGCGACTGTTGATGGTCTTCCTAATGGTGTTACTGCCACGGTGAAGGAAGATGGCAGTGTTGTGATTTCTGGTACTCCTGCTGACGGTTCTGCTGGTGATTACACCGTTACGATCACTGCTACCGATGCTGCGGGTAACAAGACCACCGAAACTGTGAAAATCACGGTCAAGGATAAGATTGATCCGAATGGTGATCTTGATGATGACGGCATCAAGAATTCCGAAGATCCGGATGCTGATGGTGACGGCGTCAACAATGATGACGAGCTTGCTACTGGCCTTGACCCCGCTAACCCCGATACCGATGGTGACGGCACTCGTGATGGTGACGAAGACACCGACGATGACGGGAAGAAGAACTCTGATGAATCCGTCGTGCCGAAGGGCGAGGATGGTAAGGATCAGCCGGTAACGGACACTGATGGTGACGGGCTGGGCAATACTGGTATCACCGATACCAATAACAACAAGAAGCCGGATCTGAACGATAGCCAGGCTCAGGACACCAACGTCACTTACCCGGCGGGTTCTGTGAAGCCGGGCGAGTCTACTGATCTGAAGCCGGATATTTCTAATAAGGATGGCAGCGAGGGTCTGCCTGAGGGTACGAAGGTCACGATTGATGACTCTGGTTTGCCTGAGGGTGTGAAGGTTTCGGTCGATCCGGAGACCGGTGTGGTTACTGTTGAGGTCGGTGATGGTGTTCCGGCTGGAACTAAGATCGAGGTTCCGGTGACGGTGACGTATCCGGATGGTTCCAAGGACACCACGACTGCGTCCGTCAAGGTTGACAAGAAGGATGGATCGCCCTCGACTGTTGATCCGGATGGTGATCTTGATGGTGACGGTATTCCGAACTCTAAGGATCCGGATGCTGATGGTGACGGGGTGAGTAACTCCGATGAGGTTGCTGCTGGTTTAGATCCGTACAACCGCGACAGTGACGGTGACGGTGTCACCGATGGTGACGAGGATTCTGATGGCGATGGTAAGACCAACGCTGAGGAGTCTGAGGTTCCTGCTGGTGAGTCTGAGGATAAGGACAATGATGGTCTGGCTGATCCGGATGTGACGGATAAGGACAACGACGGCAAGGCTGATCTTGTTGATAAGGATGGTGCTGATAACACCGATATTTCTTATCCGGCGGGTTCTGTGAAGCCGGGCGAGTCTACTGATCTGAAGCCGGATATTTCTAATAAGGATGGCAGCGAGGGTCTGCCTGAGGGTACGAAGGTCACGATTGATGACTCCGGTTTGCCTGAGGGTGTGAAGGTTTCGGTCGATCCGGAGACCGGTGTGGTTACTGTTGAGGTCGGTGATGGTGTTCCGGCTGGAACTAAGATCGAGGTTCCGGTGACGGTGACGTATCCGGATGGTTCGAAGGACACCACCAACACAAAGGTGACGGTCATTGATCCGGATGGTGATCTTGATGGTGACGGTATCCCGAACTCTAAGGATCCCGACATTGATGGTGACGGGGTGAATAACTCCGATGAGGTTGCTGCTGGTTTAGATCCGTACAACCGCGACAGTGACGGTGACGGTGTCACCGATGGTGACGAAGACACCGACGGTGACGGAATTGACAACGCCACCGAGTCCGAGGTCAAGCAGGACGATACTGGCAAGGACATTCCTGTTACTGATACCGATGGTGATGGCATGGGTGATCCAGGGATCACCGATAAGGATGGCAATGGTGTCTCTGATGTGGTGCAAGCTCAGGTCCACTACGGTCTGATCGCGGTAGCCCGTCCAGCTACGGGGGCGAACACCTCAGCAAAGAACGTGCTGGTTGTCGAGAAGAAGTCAGTTACTCGGGCACTGCCTGAAACGGTGTCTAATGTGGTCATCGATCCGTCGTGGACCGCGCCACAAGGGGTTACTGCCACGGTGGACGCTGATGGCGACGTGGTGTTGACTGTGACCAACGATGCTGATCTTTACGATGAGACCGCACCGCTGCAGGTACCGGTGATCGTCACCTTCACGTATGGTCGTGTTTCGAATGTCACGGCAGACTTCATCATCTACGATGCGGCAGCTGTTGCACCGGAGGGTGATCTTGATGGTGACGGTATCCCGAATGCGCAGGATCCGGATATTGATGGCGATGGGGTGAATAACTCCGATGAGATCGCGGCTGGTTTGGATCCGTTCGATAAGGACACCGGTAACACCGGGAAGACCGATGGTGACAAGGATAATGACGAAGATGGCCTGAACAACGATTCGGAATCGTATGTTCCTGCCGGATCCGTTGAAGATACAGACGGTGACGGGATCGCTGATCCAGGGATCACCGATCAAAACGGCAACGGTATCGCAGATCTCGTTGATAAGGATTCGGTGAAGGCGATTGCTGACGGGGAACCGGAAGAAGATGGTGGCCTTTCCTCCAAGATCAAGGGATCGCTGGGTTCTGCTGGTGGTTCGTCCGCCGGTTCGATTCTGCCGGTCGTGCTCGGATTGGGTGCCCTGGCTGGGATCATTGGCCTGATTGCCAACAATCCTGATTTGGTGGCTATGGTCAATGGCCAGTTCTTGCCTGGTGCACCAGCACCCGCGGTGGAACCTGCTCCGGCTCCTGCACCTGCTGATCAGGTACCGGGCCCGTCTAAGGGTCTTGTCAAGCAGCCTGCTCGTGACGGTGCGTCGAATGCTGTGCTCGCGGTCACTGGTGCCAACGTCACAGGTGTTGGTGTGGTCGGTCTGCTGGCGATGGTGCTGGGTGGTCTGTTGGTCTTCGCCCGGAAGCGCCGCAACTCCTAA